The genomic stretch CCACGACGAGGTGCCGGCGATGCTCCGCGAGGCGGCCCGGCACGACGACCGGGTCTACGTACGGCTGAGCGTGCAGGAGAACAGCCAGGCCTACCCGGACGGCGGTCGGCTGCGCGTGCTGCGCCGGGGTGGTCCGCTGGTGGTGGCGGTGGGGCCGATGCTCGATCCGGTGCTGGAGGCCACGGCGGGGCTCGACGTCACGGTGGCGTACACGAACACGCCGCGCCCGCTCGACGCCGACGGCCTGCGGGCGCTGACCGAGGGCGAGGTCGTCATGGTGGAGCCGTACCTTGCCGGCACCTCGGCCGCCGCGGTGAGCAGCGCGCTTGAGGGCCGGCCGCACAGGGTGACGCACCTGGGGGTCGGGCGCACCGAGATCCGGCGGTACGGCAGCTGGCAGGACCACGCGCGGGCCCACGGCCTGGACGCCGCCGGCCTGCGGAAGTCGATCGTGGACTTCCTCGGGTGACGGACCTTACGCGGCGAGCGCATGCCGGGCGTGGAAGACCTGGCGCAGCCGCGCGTCCATGGTCCACACCGCCTCCGGGTTGGTCAGCCGCACCCGGAAGCGCTCGCGCACCCCGTCCACCGCCGTCGCCGCGATCTCGCACGTCGAGCGCGACACCTCCGGGCTCCACGAGACGTTGCTCAGGTGGCGCAGGTTGGCGTTGAGGTGCAGCCGCAACCGGTGCAGCACCCTGGTCTCCTGCGTCACCACGAGCCGCCGATGCGTCAGCACCAGCATGAACTCGCCCGACAGCGGGGCCTCGGGGCGCTGGCACCGGCCGACCAGCACGGTGGTCTCGTCCGGCTCGACGCAGCGGCGGAAAACGGGCATGTGCCGGCTGACGGTCGGGATGGCGACACCGGCCTCGGCCGCGGCGGGAAGGAACGTACGGGAGAACACGTCCATGTGGCGTTCAACGGTGACCGGACGAACAAGTCGCTGCCACCGGCCGATGAATGTCGAATTACAGAGCCTCGACAATTGTTGCGTTCGCCATGCCGGCGCCCTCACACATGGTCTGCAGGCCATACCTGATGCCGGACTGTCGCATGTGGTGCAGCATCGTCGTCATGATGCGCGCGCCCGACGCCCCGAGCGGGTGACCCAGCGCGATGGCGCCGCCGCGCGGGTTCATCCGTGCGCGGTCGGCGCCGGTCTCGGCCAGCCAGGCCAGCGGCACCGGGGCGAACGCCTCGTTCACCTCGTACACGCCCAGGTCGTCGATCTTCAGCCCGGCTCGGGCGAGCACCTTGGCCGTGGCCGGGATCGGCGCGGTCAGCACGATCACCGGGTCATCGGCGGCGATCACCGCGGCGTGCACCCGGGCCAGCGGGCGCAGGCCGTGCTCGGCGGCCCACTCCGACGTCGTGACAGCCAGCGCCGAGGCGCCGTCGGAGATCTGTGAGGCCGTGCCGGCGGTGATCCGCCCGTCCTCACGGAACGGTGTCCTGAGGCCGGCCAGCTTCTCGAGCGTGGTGTCGCGGCGGATGCCCTCGTCCTGTTTCACCCCGGCCAGCGGCTCGATCTCGGCGTCGAACTCGCCGGCGTCCTGGGCTCGCGCTGCGGCGGCATGGCTGGAGAGCGCGTACTCCTCCAGCTGGGCGCGGGAGAAACCCCACCGCTCGGCCATCATCTCGGCGCCGATGCCCTGATCGAACGAGTCCACGCCGAATCGGGTCCGGAGCGTTTCCCCGTACGGGTCGGCGCCCTGCCCGCTCGAACCCATCGGCACCCGGGTCATCGACTCGACGCCGCCCGCCACGACCAGGTCGGCCTGCCCCGAGATCACGGTGGCCGCCGCGAAGTGCAGCGCCTGCTGGCTGGAGCCGCACTGCCGGTCGATGGTCGTGCCCGGCACCGCCTCGGGCCAGCCCGCCGCCAGCACCGCGTTGCGCCCGATGTTCCACGACTGCTCGGCCACCTGCGAGACGCAACCCCACATCACGTCGTCGACGTCGGCCGGGTCGAAGCCCGTACGCTCCGACAGCGCCCGCAGCACGTGCGCCGACAGATCGACCGGGTGCACTGCGGCCAGGCCACCGCCGCGCCGGCCGATCGGGGTCCGTACCGCTCCGACGATCACAGCATCACGCATGACTCGACGGTAGCCCGGACTGCCATAGTGGTGACATGCAGTGGCGCATCAAGCCCGTTCTTCCGGTCAGCAAACTCATCGGCGCGGTCGCTGTCGGCGTACTGGCCGTCGCTTTCGCCGGTATTGACCCGGTTCGGTGGATTCTGACGGGGGTGCTTGTGGCGGCCCTGCTGCTGTGGGCGCTGCGTGACCTGCTGCGGCCGGTGCGTCTGGCCGCCGACGCCGAGGGGGTGACGGTGGTGACGGGTTTCCTGGGCCGACGCCGCCTCGGCTGGGACCAGATCGAGCGCGTACGGGTTGACCGCCGCACTCATCGAGGCCTGCGCAGCGAGTTCCTCGAGCTGGACGCGGGGGACGCGATCTACCTGTTCAGCGCGAACGACCTGGGCGACCTGCCCGAAGACGTGGCCGCCGCGCTGGCCGACCTGCGGGTCGCGAGCTAGCCGACAAGCACCATGGTGCGCATGATCGCGGCGATCAGCAGCGCCACGAACACGGCCGCACAGCCGGCCGCCTGGATCTGACTACGGTGCTTGGTGGGGGCGTACGCGAGAATGAAGGCCACCATCCCGCCGATCACCAGGCCGCCGATGTGCCCCGCGACCGAGATGTTGGGGACGCTGAACGTGAACAGCAGGTTGATCACGAGCAGCGGGATGAGCTGGCTGATGTCCAGCCGCAGCCTCCGGTTGACCACGATCATCGCCAGGACCAGGCCGAAGATCGAGGTCGAGGCGCCCGCGGCCGGGGCGTTGGGGACGGTGAAGACGTACGCCGCGACGTTGCCGCCGATGCCCGCGAGCAGATAGAGCGCGGCGAACCGCAGCGGTCCCAGCTTCTCTTCCAGATAACGGCCCAGCTGCCAGAGCAACATCATGTTGAGCAGCAGGTGCAGCACGCCGTAGTGCACGAACATCGCGGTGACCAGGCGATACCACTCGCCGGCGGCAATGCCGTGGGGCTCCCCGCCGATCACGTACGGCGCGTAACCCAGCACCGACGCCCAGCGGGTGACGTCGGTCTGGCCGCCCATCAGGCCGAACCAGCCGCCCGCGCCGGCGATCGCCCGGGGGCCGCCCACGACGGCCGACAGCACCATCACGGCCACGTTGATCCCGATCAGGGCGCGGGTCACGTAACCCGCCTGACCGAGGCGGCTGCCGCCGAACGCCGTACGGG from Paractinoplanes brasiliensis encodes the following:
- a CDS encoding transketolase family protein, producing MRETFVAATTALLDEDPRTALVLADISAEAFAPARRRHPDRVLNVGIREQLMTGVAGGLALTGLRPYVHSYAPFAVDRAYEQLKLDLGHQDAGAVVVTIGGSYDGSAEGYTHQSPGDVALLGTLDGWTVHVPGHHDEVPAMLREAARHDDRVYVRLSVQENSQAYPDGGRLRVLRRGGPLVVAVGPMLDPVLEATAGLDVTVAYTNTPRPLDADGLRALTEGEVVMVEPYLAGTSAAAVSSALEGRPHRVTHLGVGRTEIRRYGSWQDHARAHGLDAAGLRKSIVDFLG
- a CDS encoding acetyl-CoA C-acyltransferase is translated as MRDAVIVGAVRTPIGRRGGGLAAVHPVDLSAHVLRALSERTGFDPADVDDVMWGCVSQVAEQSWNIGRNAVLAAGWPEAVPGTTIDRQCGSSQQALHFAAATVISGQADLVVAGGVESMTRVPMGSSGQGADPYGETLRTRFGVDSFDQGIGAEMMAERWGFSRAQLEEYALSSHAAAARAQDAGEFDAEIEPLAGVKQDEGIRRDTTLEKLAGLRTPFREDGRITAGTASQISDGASALAVTTSEWAAEHGLRPLARVHAAVIAADDPVIVLTAPIPATAKVLARAGLKIDDLGVYEVNEAFAPVPLAWLAETGADRARMNPRGGAIALGHPLGASGARIMTTMLHHMRQSGIRYGLQTMCEGAGMANATIVEAL
- a CDS encoding PH domain-containing protein, whose product is MQWRIKPVLPVSKLIGAVAVGVLAVAFAGIDPVRWILTGVLVAALLLWALRDLLRPVRLAADAEGVTVVTGFLGRRRLGWDQIERVRVDRRTHRGLRSEFLELDAGDAIYLFSANDLGDLPEDVAAALADLRVAS
- a CDS encoding rhomboid family intramembrane serine protease; its protein translation is MSEAPSTVPVCYRHPSRETYVRCTRCDRPICPACMNEASVGHQCPECVAEGKRTQRQARTAFGGSRLGQAGYVTRALIGINVAVMVLSAVVGGPRAIAGAGGWFGLMGGQTDVTRWASVLGYAPYVIGGEPHGIAAGEWYRLVTAMFVHYGVLHLLLNMMLLWQLGRYLEEKLGPLRFAALYLLAGIGGNVAAYVFTVPNAPAAGASTSIFGLVLAMIVVNRRLRLDISQLIPLLVINLLFTFSVPNISVAGHIGGLVIGGMVAFILAYAPTKHRSQIQAAGCAAVFVALLIAAIMRTMVLVG